The region TTATGGCCGGGTTTCTGTCGGGGCGCGCAGTTCCATCTGGTTTGGAGCCGTCGTTCGCGGCGACCACGAACGCATCGACATCGGGGAAGACAGCAATTTGCAGGATGGAGCCATTTTGCATGTGGATCCACATTCTCCCTGTAAAATCGGAAACCGGGTGTCGCTGGGACATCGTGCTTTGGTGCATGGGGCCACGGTGGAAGACGATGTGCTTATTGGCATCAGTGCGAACGTGTTGAGCCGGGCTGTCATCGGACGGGGAGCCTTCATTGCGGCTGGCGCACTGGTGCTGGAAGAAACGATTGTGCCCCCAGGGACACTCTGGGCCGGAGTTCCCGCACGACAGATCCGTGAAGTTTCTCCAGAACTTGCCTGGCGGATTGAACGCACGTGGAAGCACTACGCCAATAATTCTGTTGCTCACCGGGCAGCCCAGGAGCAAGGGATTCGCTTCGTTCAATAAGCGGTTTCTGCCGAAAGAAGATTACTCGTCAGCATGCCTTCAATCTGCGAAAAAGACAGTTTCAGAAGCAGATGGGTCAATTGGCGAAGCCTGAACACTTCGCCTGGTATCGGGAAGTGGCTGACATGTCCCTCTTGTTTTCAGTCCTCTTTGCCTACAAGTGCAAGAACACGCACCACAAACTGGCCCTTGATGCACTGAGGTATCTTGAAATACCAGACGCGGAGAGATGGAGCGATCTGTTTTTGACGCGGATCGATCAGTATCTCGATGGATCGAAAGCTCCCGATGACAAGTTCAAAGACTTTCAAAACCACGTGCTGCATGTGCGGGATCGCGAGTGGGGCGGTGCGATCAAGACGGCACAAATCTGGTACGAGAAAGCGGTTACAGCCTTCCGTCAGAAGGATTGGTCACAAGGGGTCTATAGTGCGGGTGTCCTCAGTCATTATGTGACCGATCCGTTTCAGCCATTCCATACGGGGCAGTCGGAAGCTGAAACGATTGTTCACCGGGCCGCCGAGTGGACCATTGCCTGCTCTTACGATCAATTGCGGCTCTTGCTCGACCAGGAACTGGGTGGTGTACCAGCAAAGAGCTTGCCTCAAGGGGTTGAGTGGCTGCCTCAGATCATTCGTCAGGGTGCACAATTCGCGAATCAGTCGTATGAATTGGCCATTTCGCATTACTCGCTGGCGATTGGTTCCAAGAAACCGGTTGAAGGTTATGACGAAACCGGCAAGCGAGCGATCGCCCGCATCCTTGGAGAAACGATACGCGGGTACGCTCTGGTGCTGGGGGAATGCCTCAAGGAATCCGGGGTGACACCACCTTCGAGCCCGGTCACGATTTATGGCGTGCTGGCTGCCATGACAGTACCGATTTTTTCTGTGACTAAGAAAATGGCCAATTCCAGCGAACGGGCCGCAGTTCTGGCGATTGCAAAGGAAGTTGAAAAAACTGGCCGCTGTGAGAAGACACTTTCGGCTGACGAGAAAGTGGTTCGCGAAGCCTACGCTACTGAAGTCTGCAAAGTTCCTGTCGAGACATTTGGGCAGGAATCGGTGGCCTTAGCGGGATCGAAGCATGCAGAGGCACTAAAAGTCGAAGCAGAACAAACCAAGTCACAGGCAAAGACGAAATCTCAGGAAGTTGCTGAAAAGCCAACGGCAAAACCTCTGCCACAACCTGTGATCCATGCGCAGCCACCTGTTTCGACTCCACCATCACCTTCTTCGGTGAATCGTGTTCAACCTCAGCCTCAAGGTTTGCCAACAGCAGGAAAAGTTCAAGCAGTTTCAGAACCAGCGACCGGGCGAATGGTTCAAGAGCATGAGTCGCAATTCTATTTGGCGATGAATATGCCGCTGGAAAAGGCGCCTTCGATTGGGCCAAAAACAGCCGAAAAATTCACCAGCGCCGGGATTCGGACGGTTGGCGAGTTTGTGAATGCCGAACCTCATGAACTCGCCAGAAAACTGAGCCAGAAATCGCTTGATTCTGTCACTCTTTACGAATGGCAGTGTCAGGCTCGGCTCTGTTGCGAGATTCCAAAGTTCCGGGGCTATATGGCTCAGATTCTGACGGCTATTGGAATTCAGACGAAAGATGAATTTGTCGAAGCCGAGATCGAAACGCTCTGGGATCTCGTGGATAACTTTCTGACAACCCCTGAAGCCGAGAGGCTCCTGCGAGGTTCGCATCCACCAGATCTTGAGGATTTGCGCCAGTGGCAAACTCGTGCGAAGGCTCATAACAGTGAGAATTCGAGCCAGTCCCAGGCTGCCTGATCGTCAACTGTGATGACACCAGCTGCGGGCTGGTGGGACTTGCAGCAGGCCTTTTTTAGAGGAAAACAGGAATTGCAAGCCATCTGAGCAGAGTATCATGCCAGTTGAATTGGCGTGAAAAATTCTCGATGGTCGCTGACGGCTGTAACCTCCTGTCGATGTTCTCCCACAAGAAGGGTAGAATTTCGACGCGGATATTGAGATTTATGTCAGCGAGTGAACCGAGGTTCTCCTGAGAAAACGAGACCCACGCTGTCAGGTTCTCAACTTCCCGCAAAATGTGAGCCTGGGAAACAAGCATGCCGTCGTGTGCAAAAAGTGGTTTTGCCGAATTGTGGAGTGGTCGATTTCTTGACTGGAATCTTCTTGCTCATTGTCGCGGTGCTGTTGCTGTTGATCGGCTTCCGAAGCTCACTCGGGACGTCTGGAACTGGGCTTGGATGCCAGTTGCCGAAGTTACTGCTGAAAACGTGCAGGTTACGGCGGATGCGGCTCTGGATTGGGCGGATGTCAACAGGGTTCAGCAGGGAGATTCAGCCGCCTATCGGGCTGTTGTCGAGCGGCATCAACGGTCTGTGACGCGATTAATGAGCCGCTTTACTCGCGATCCGGCCGTTGTTGAAGAACTCGTTCAGACAGTCTTTATCGAAGCGTGGCGGCAGATTCATAACTTTCGTGGCGAAGCTCCTCTCCTTCACTGGCTCACTGTGATTGGCACCCGGACTGGGTACCGTTTCTGGAAGCAGCAGGCCAAACAGAGGCAACGCCATGCCCGCCTGGAGGCTTTACCAGAGCCCGTCGCCCGGGAAGACAATTCTGAGGCTGCCCACGATGCCGCAACCAAAGTCCACATGGTGCTGTCCACTTTGCCACCACGAGATCGACTGGTGTTGACGCTTCTGCATCTGGAAGAGCGTTCGCTGAAGGAAATCTCAGCGCTGACGGGATGGTCGCTGGCCATGGTCAAGGTGCAGGCATTCAGAGCGCGCAGAAAACTGGCCCAGGTCCTGGAGAGGGCTCAATCATGAAACCAGATCGTTCAAACTTCGGGAGTGAATCCCCGCTCGCAGAATTCGAAGGCCTGCTGCACTTGGCCAGGGCTGAAAAGATTCCTGAAGTCCAGGTGGTCGATGCCGTGATGGAGCAGATCCATCAGGAAGAGTTCGCCAGCCGTTACGCAACGAAAAATGCCACCTTCGCATTGAAGAGCCACACGGACGGCTTGTGGGGAAGGGTCGATGCGGGTCTGCGAAGTGGGATCTGGGCTGCAGCAGCCTCGGCTGCCTTGATGCTGTTCAGCATCTGGTGGGGCTACTCCTCGCTGCAATTTCTCTCCGATCCCACGGGCATGTGGATTCGTTCACCCAGCCTTGCCTGGCGTGCCATTGATATTTGAAGTTCTCATTCCCCAATGTCCTCGTTTCACTATGAGCTAAGTCGTCCCGATCGGGCGAAACATTGGATTCTTCGTGCCTAGTGAACGTGACAAAATCCAGAGTGAATAAGACCCAATGACGACTCCAGTATCCGCAGACCTTGCGATTTCAGCAGATGTCTCTGCTCGTTCAGACGATCGAGCGGAAATGCTGGTGATAAGTGGTAAACAGCCATCATCGCGCCAGCGATCTGGCTGGCGGTTTTTGTTGATGAGTGTGATCTGGCTGGGGATTTTTTTGGCTGGTGGGGTCACGGGCGCCATCATTCATGCCTACTGGCTGCGGGCAACGTTGCTGGAGATGAAGCAGAATCCAGATGATATGCCGAAGCGAATTGCAGAAATCATGGCGTATGACTACGGGCTCTCTCCGGCGAAGGAAGCCACTGTGCTGGAGATCATTTCTGAGCATCATCGTCGAGTACAGAATCTGCGTGGTGAGCATGCACCGACCATGGAAAGTTGGAACGCCGAACTGGAAGCGAAGATGTCAAAGATTCTGAAGCCATCGGACTTCGTGCAGTTTCAAAAGAAGTTCCGCGAAGTGAATCTGATCTGGGGTGGGCTCTAAGAGCTGGTTCGTGCATCCCCTTCCTGCATGATGATCGAAAGCTGTGCTGCCCATTGGTTGCAACAGTGATTTTGTTCGACGATGCAGGCCGATCAGAACGAAAACATGTCAGAAAATTTCGACATTTCATCATAGAGGGCAAATGGCAGTTTGCAGGTATAACATGGTATTCCCGATGGTTGAAAACTCGTGGAGAGTTGGCCCGTCGGGAGTGAAACTTTGAGACCTGTCCTCAGGGGGAACCATGTTGACGCAATTTGACGCTGCCCAGCCTTCAAAATGGAACCGAGTGGTTTGGACGGTTGTGCCCGTAGCCGGATTCCTGCTCTCGGGTTGTGGTGAAAATGCTGCGCCTGTTGTGGCAACACCCCCGGATGCCACAGCGACAAGCGATTCCAGGTCAACCAGCGATCAGGCCGAGATCATTGAGCCGTACGAAAAAGACCTGGGGCTGCTCAAAATCACAGTCCCCACAGGCTGGTTTGAAATCCCTCCGCGAAGCGATGTCCTCATGGCTGAGTTCCAGCTTCCCGGAACAGAAGGGGTCGGGCGATTGACCTGTTCCGGTGCCGGTGGCGATGTCGAAATGAATCTGGATCGCTGGCGAGGACAATTCCAGACGGCCGGTAGCGATGTACGCCCGAAGCGGACGGAAATTGAGATTGCCGGCAAGCAGGCGATTGTGCTCGATCTGGCGGGAACTTTTACCGACGGCTTTGCGAAAGAGAACGCTGTGATCCCCAATGCAGCGATGGTTGGCATCGTCTTACCGCTGGAGAACACAAACTTCTTTATTAAAGCCACCGGACCCCAGGCCACCATTCAACAGCATCGTGAAGCGATTCTGGAATTTGCGAAGTCGATCCGACTGAAGTCGAATTGAATGATCGTCGATGCGTTTATTCATCGCTCAAAGACCAATTGAAAAAAGACCGGCTGGGCTGCATGCCAAGCCGGTCTTCTTGATGGTGAGCAGGATCACATGATGGTCATCCATTGACAATCAAGATGATCTACGATCGCTGCTGATTGGGTTTCAGATTTCGCTTGGAGTCAAAGCGTCCTTTGGATTTCCGAGCGGAAAATTCTTCGTTGGCAGGGTGCTCTGTGGCCCGGGAAATGTTGAGTTGCTGGCCCAGCACTTCGACGGCTTTGAGTGAATGGAACACATCGTCCGGCATACCGGCCAGCAGATCGACAGTGCTGTAGTTATCGTAAATCTCGATCCGCCCAATGCATGAACTGTCGAGACCAGTTTCGTTGGCAATGGCACCCACAATGTTCGCCGGCTTGACCTGATGGATCTGCCCGACCTGAATGCGGAAGGTTTCCATCGGGCGGAAGGAGCGACCTTCGGAACGGGGAGCACGTTCTTCGCGTCCCGCTTCTCGCCCTCGAGGTCGCATGCTGCGCTCGGCATCCTGAGCACGTGCCAACCGCGGATTGCCACGCCCGGGTGCTGGTTCACGATTTCGAGTTTCAATCGAGTTGAAATCCCGGATGTCGTCCTTCACCAGCAACGGTGCATCGCCAGCAGCCAGCACAGCCAGGGCAGCGGCAATCTGCTCAATCGGCGTGTCGGATTCTTTCTGCAGACTTTCAATGATACCAGAGAACGCTTCCAGATCTCGGTGATCGAGTGCTGTTTTGATTTTGGATTTGAAACGTTCAATGCGCCGTTCGTTGACCTGAGCAGCAGCAGGCACCTGCATCGGTTCAATGGGCTGGCGAGTCACTTGTTCGATGCGGCGGAGTTGGAAACGTTCGCGGGGATGCAGGAACAGAATGGTATCGCCCTGACGACCCGCACGACCTGTTCGGCCAATGCGGTGGACATAGCTTTCGCTATCCGAAGGGAGATCAAAGTTGATGACGTGCGTGATGCGCTGGACGTCGAGTCCGCGGGCAGCGACATCTGTGGCAATGACAATATCCAGCCGACCTGACTTGAGATGTTCGACAATACGCTCGCGTTGAGCTTGAGGAACATCGCTCGAAAGGGCAGCTGTTCGATAGCCCTGGCTGGCGAGAAATTCAGCCAATGGAACTGTCGTGCTCTTGGTTTTGACGAAGATAATGACCGCGTCGATGGGTTCCGTTTCGAGAATGCGGGCGAGAACCGCTTCCTTCTGGAAAGGCGGCACGGTGATAAACCGCTGGCGAATCGTTTCGGCAGTCGCCGTACGACGCTTGATAGTGATTTCGGCAGGATTTTTCAGGTGTTTCTGCGCGATGCGACGGATCGAATCGGGCATGGTGGCACTGAAGAGTGCAATTTGACGCTGGGAAGGTGTCTGTTCGAGAATCCACTCGACATCTTCGGCGAACCCCATGCGCAGCATTTCGTCGGCTTCATCAAGTACCAGACCCTTGAGTGAATCGAGCTTGAGTGAGCCACGACGAATATGATCCATCACTCGGCCCGGGGTTCCCACAATCACATGGGCACCACGGTTCAACTGGCGGAACTGGAGTTGGTAATCCTGACCACCATAAATGGCGGCAACACGCAACCCTTTGAGGTTGGCAGCATATTTTTCAAAGGCTTCAGCCACCTGCATCGCCAACTCTCGAGTCGGTGCCAGGATGAGCACTTGCGTGGCCGATGACGAGAGATCAATGGCCTGTAGCATGGGGATGGCAAAAGCAGCGGTTTTACCAGTCCCGGTTTGAGCCATACCAAGGACATCTCGGCCCTCGATCAACAGGGGAATCGTCCGAGCCTGAATAGGAGTCGGATTCACATATCCGGAGGCAGTGACAGCCGAGAGAATCGGCGGGCTGATGTTCAAATCAGCAAAAGTCGTGGTGGTTTCGATGTCAGCGGGCAATTCAGTCATGTGTCTCGATTTCGAAAGTTAAGTTCTGGCAAAAAGATTGGACAATTCACAAAAATTCAGGCCCCTGGCGATCCACAATTGCTACCGCAAATGTGAGAACACATGACTACCCACTCGATGTTGCCCGCAGAAAATGCCAAAACCACACTACGATTCAGCGATGACAACGTAATGTGTTGCATCGATTGTGGGAGCATTCGTCTGGACCATCATTCGAACCGATACCATTGTCAGCCGCTGCAACATCTGAGACTCGAAAATGAAGAAAAACTTCACTCAGGAATCAGATGATGACCAGCTAAAATGGCAGGGGACGATCGAACGCGGCAGGAACTGCTCAGGACTACACCTCGCCATCAGTTTTGGTGCTTTAAATACAAAACACGTCAAAATGATGTGCGAAACTGGAGGCCGCCTTCCAAATTTTTGGGAATCTCTCATCAAATGAGAGCAAATCACCAAACCCAAGACAGCCAAACCACGAGACATTGTTACCAATCAAGGTAACTCACCTCTAATGAGGTCAGACTGAGACTTGCCCAGCATGCATTCTTTCGACAGAGATCATAGCAGAGACATTTCGTTCAGGGAAGTCACAAAGATTCCGTTTTGCCAAGTTTCACACTCTTTGGATTGACATTTCTGTTTTCCAGTGCGTTTTCCGGTTTCAAAACGAGATTCAGGCGGTTCAACCCGACGGAAATCCATGACATCCCACGAATCTCCTTAAACATCAAGTGCTCAGGCATTCTTTTGGTATCAACAGAAATTGATGTGCTCCTCGTGAGTTTTGATTATTCTCAAGACTGCTTCAAATTTTGACTTGGAGCAAACGCCCCAGGTGGCAGTGTTGGTCGTGAGCGGAATCGATCCATCAGGAGTCATTAATGCTTACCGTAACGGACGATCGATATGCCCGGCCTGCTATCGGATTCACCCGCCGCGACTTCCTCCAGGTGGGATCTCTCGGGGCTGGAGGTTTTACCCTCGCTGATCTGATCTCAATGGAAGCCATTTCCACCAACGATCGAGTTGCTTCTCGCGATGAGCGTCATCAAGGAAGTGATCGCCGATCCGTGATCATGATTTGCAACCTCGGTGCTCCCAGTCAGTTGGATACCTTCGATCCAAAACCAGAGGCACCACGCGAAATTCGCGGCCCATTTTCCACAATTCAGACTGCTTCTCCCGAGATCTTTTTGACAGAGATTCTGCCTCAGCATGCGGCGATTGCAGAGAAGTTTTCGATCATCCGCAGTTGTTATCACAACGCACCTGCCTTGCACGATGTCGGTTGGCAATATCTCCAAACTGGACGATATTCAACAGGTAGTTGGCAGTCGCCACATGTCGGGAGTGTGGCAAGCTACCTGAAGGAAAAGCGGGCTGGTTTGCCACCATTTGTCGTACTTCCCGCAAGAAGGGATGCTGGTCGAGATCCTCGTGCTGATCAACAAACCGGTCGCTTTTTAGGCAAAGCTTATGATCCATTGGTCTTGAATGATGACCCTTCACTTCCCCATTTCAGCGGAGCAGAGAGGAACGTTCCTCCTTCGCTCGGAACTGTGAAATTGGATCGTCGCCAGAAGTTGCGTTCAGTGGTGGAAAGTTCGCTTTCTCAGTTTGAAAAGAGTGAATCGGCCACTCAGTTGGGCAGTCATGGTGAAGCGGCTTTTCGATTGATCAGCAGTCCGGAGGCTCGGGCCGCATTTGATCTGGCCAATGAGCCAGACGCGGTGCGAGACCAATATGGCCGAAGTCGATTCGGTCAGTCGTGCCTGCTTGCCCGTCGCTTGATTGAAGCGGGAGTACGCTTTGTCACGATCAATACGTTCTTGAATATCGAAACTGAAATCACCTGGGATGTTCACGGCACACACCCGTTTGCCTCAGTCGAGGAAATGAAAAGTCTGATTGCACCCATGTACGATCAAGGCTATGCCACTCTGATTCGAGATCTCGAAGAACGGGGCATGCTGAATGACACTCTGGTTTGCAATCTGGCTGAGTTTGGCCGAACGCCTATGATCAACTCGGCTGGCGGGCGAGATCATTGGACGAAGTGCTGGAGCGTGGGCTTTGCCGGTGGTGGAGTGCAGGGCGGAAGGATTGTCGGAAAAAGCGATGCATTGGGCGGGTCTCCCATCGAACGGCCCGTCTCACCGCCAGAAATTCTCGCGACGATTTACCATAGTCTGGGAATTGATATTGAGCATCCACTTCCAGGGCCAGATGGATCGTCGTTTCCTCTGGTCGATGGCCAAGCCCAACCTGTGATGGAACTCTTCGCTTGAATGGATGGTCGGGTCACAACAATGGCCCCCGCAGTTCGCAACAGAGTCTGCCAGGGAGTTTGAAAAAGATCGGCTCGTGATCATTCACGAGGAGTTGCTGGTGCAGGTGGCCAAGTCCTGGGGGCAGGCTGAGTAGCATCCTTGTCTTGCGGGGAAGTTGGCGGTGGCTGAGTTTCCAGGCCTTGCACTTCAAAGATCGATAGCGATTGATCCTTGCTGACAGTGATCAGTCGATTGGCTGATGGACTCAGTGCCACTCCGGTAATCTGAGATGTGTGGGATTCATCCAGGGCCAGTTGGTCGCCCGAATCGACAGTCCAGATGTGAGTTTCGTTCTTACCGGCAAATCGCCCCCCTGAACCTGTAATGGCAATAGGGAGCCGGGGAGATTGACTGGTCGCGGTGACAATTCTTCGAACTGGTCGGGCATGGCCACCATAAAAGCCTAATGGCTGTCCGTCTTTGGTCTGAAAGACAAAACACTTCTCATCGAGACCACCGCAAATCAGGAAATCACTTTGAGGTGTGAATTGAATCGCCAGGACAGGGCGTTCAAATCCCGTCAGCTTGTGAAGCACCTCACCAGTGGTCGCTTCTCGAAGAAACACTTCGCCAGCTTTGAAGGCTCGAGTCTCATCGCCTGCCGATGTCGCCAACCATTCACCAGAGGGAGACCAGGCCACGCTGGTGACCGGGAAACCGTGATCAATCAGCATTAACTGGCGCTGGGCCGTTTCAACCAGAAAGACTCGGGTGGCTTCATCGTCACAGGCCGTTACCAGTTGTTTCCCATCCGGGCTCCACGCCAGATCCAGCACATAACCACGGTGGCCGGGAAGTGTTTTCAGCGGTTCCAGAGTAGGGTTTCCATCTGTCCCTGCGTTAACTTTCAATAGCTGTACGGATTGGTAACTTCCAGCCGCCAGCGTCGATCCGTCTGGTGAAAACGCGAGTCCACGCACTTGACCTGCGGGCCAGTTCCAAGTGTGAAGTTTGGAACCGTCCAGATGGGTCAGCAGGATCGATTTATCGAGTCCCACTGCAATCCACGGCTGGTGTGGATGTGCTGCGACAGAATAGGCTGGCCCATCAAGTTTTACCGTTTTGACCGACTTCAGCTTGATGGTGGGGAGATCCTGAGCCTGCGTTTCGAGGGCGCAGAGCATCACACCGAATCCGGCAATGAGCCAAAGCAGCCAGCGTTGATGGGTCATCACAAAGGGAATCCTTTTTCGTGTGGCAATCGTCCGTTGATTCGAAGTGATCACGAGTTGATATCCGGCGTCTTCCCGCAATCAGTTTTCCAAATTGCCGTTGGGCGGATAGTCAATCAATGAATGACAGACCATCTGTACTTCAAACCGACATGGTCGAAGTTGCAAGTTGAATTTCGTGAGATCAAGTTTCAATGGATCAAGTTTTACCGGTATCGAAGATTTCGAAAGTCAAGGCATGCCCAGACTGATTTCGCATTCTCACTCACCCAAGATGCCGTCAGGAATGTCAAACAATTCTACCAATATCGATAACCACGCATGTGATGCTGAAACGCCTTGACCCTGCAAGTGTGCAGTTTACTCTCAGAAGAACTGAAAGGGATCGTCTGCATGGCCAGAAGTTCATTTCCGGGAAAAACCATGGCTGAAGTGATTGCAGGTTTCCTGTAAGATCGGAATGATGAAGGCTGTATGAAGCTTGGATCATGCTCAAAGACTGAAGTTGGTCGGTTCATTTCGTTGATGAGTTGAACACATCAGCTGCTGAGCCTGAGCTATGGATTGAAGCTGTGTGAATACAGCCGGGAAACTTGAAGCTGCAAACTTCTCAATGGCAATTCAATTGTGATTTGGAAAAATTGCTCGAGTGCTTCGAGATTCGACTTTGATAATGTTTTGACGGTACAAGGTTTGTCAGTAATAGGTTTGTCGGCTCAATCTTTGTTCGATTGAGTGTGGATAATCCTGATGATTCGAAATGTCTGGTTGACTTCTAACGGGAATCCAGCGACATGGCGGAATTGCATCACGAGTGCGGTGTAGCGGCGATCTACCACTTGCCTGGATTGGTGGAGAGCCCGCTGGCACCGCGACAGGGAGCAAGTCATACCTCGTGGCATATGCCGCGACTTTTGCTGGAGATTCAAAACCGAGGGCAACTGGCCGCCGGGATGACGTCGTACGATCCCGAAAGTGCCCAGATTCTGGAAACCCACAAAGATGTGGGGACGGTTTCAGAAGTTTTTGACATTCAGCATCAGGATCGATATCTCCCCTTGATGCAAAGGCTCAAGGGGCCGGCAGCCATCGGGCATGTTCGTTATGCGACTTGTGGCAAAGAAGACCGCTGTTATGC is a window of Planctopirus limnophila DSM 3776 DNA encoding:
- a CDS encoding gamma carbonic anhydrase family protein, whose protein sequence is MFQPPEVPFPQIHWDFSAITENPVIDPTAWIAPGATLYGRVSVGARSSIWFGAVVRGDHERIDIGEDSNLQDGAILHVDPHSPCKIGNRVSLGHRALVHGATVEDDVLIGISANVLSRAVIGRGAFIAAGALVLEETIVPPGTLWAGVPARQIREVSPELAWRIERTWKHYANNSVAHRAAQEQGIRFVQ
- a CDS encoding DUF4332 domain-containing protein translates to MSLLFSVLFAYKCKNTHHKLALDALRYLEIPDAERWSDLFLTRIDQYLDGSKAPDDKFKDFQNHVLHVRDREWGGAIKTAQIWYEKAVTAFRQKDWSQGVYSAGVLSHYVTDPFQPFHTGQSEAETIVHRAAEWTIACSYDQLRLLLDQELGGVPAKSLPQGVEWLPQIIRQGAQFANQSYELAISHYSLAIGSKKPVEGYDETGKRAIARILGETIRGYALVLGECLKESGVTPPSSPVTIYGVLAAMTVPIFSVTKKMANSSERAAVLAIAKEVEKTGRCEKTLSADEKVVREAYATEVCKVPVETFGQESVALAGSKHAEALKVEAEQTKSQAKTKSQEVAEKPTAKPLPQPVIHAQPPVSTPPSPSSVNRVQPQPQGLPTAGKVQAVSEPATGRMVQEHESQFYLAMNMPLEKAPSIGPKTAEKFTSAGIRTVGEFVNAEPHELARKLSQKSLDSVTLYEWQCQARLCCEIPKFRGYMAQILTAIGIQTKDEFVEAEIETLWDLVDNFLTTPEAERLLRGSHPPDLEDLRQWQTRAKAHNSENSSQSQAA
- a CDS encoding RNA polymerase sigma factor, giving the protein MPVAEVTAENVQVTADAALDWADVNRVQQGDSAAYRAVVERHQRSVTRLMSRFTRDPAVVEELVQTVFIEAWRQIHNFRGEAPLLHWLTVIGTRTGYRFWKQQAKQRQRHARLEALPEPVAREDNSEAAHDAATKVHMVLSTLPPRDRLVLTLLHLEERSLKEISALTGWSLAMVKVQAFRARRKLAQVLERAQS
- a CDS encoding DEAD/DEAH box helicase, producing the protein MTELPADIETTTTFADLNISPPILSAVTASGYVNPTPIQARTIPLLIEGRDVLGMAQTGTGKTAAFAIPMLQAIDLSSSATQVLILAPTRELAMQVAEAFEKYAANLKGLRVAAIYGGQDYQLQFRQLNRGAHVIVGTPGRVMDHIRRGSLKLDSLKGLVLDEADEMLRMGFAEDVEWILEQTPSQRQIALFSATMPDSIRRIAQKHLKNPAEITIKRRTATAETIRQRFITVPPFQKEAVLARILETEPIDAVIIFVKTKSTTVPLAEFLASQGYRTAALSSDVPQAQRERIVEHLKSGRLDIVIATDVAARGLDVQRITHVINFDLPSDSESYVHRIGRTGRAGRQGDTILFLHPRERFQLRRIEQVTRQPIEPMQVPAAAQVNERRIERFKSKIKTALDHRDLEAFSGIIESLQKESDTPIEQIAAALAVLAAGDAPLLVKDDIRDFNSIETRNREPAPGRGNPRLARAQDAERSMRPRGREAGREERAPRSEGRSFRPMETFRIQVGQIHQVKPANIVGAIANETGLDSSCIGRIEIYDNYSTVDLLAGMPDDVFHSLKAVEVLGQQLNISRATEHPANEEFSARKSKGRFDSKRNLKPNQQRS
- a CDS encoding DUF1501 domain-containing protein gives rise to the protein MLTVTDDRYARPAIGFTRRDFLQVGSLGAGGFTLADLISMEAISTNDRVASRDERHQGSDRRSVIMICNLGAPSQLDTFDPKPEAPREIRGPFSTIQTASPEIFLTEILPQHAAIAEKFSIIRSCYHNAPALHDVGWQYLQTGRYSTGSWQSPHVGSVASYLKEKRAGLPPFVVLPARRDAGRDPRADQQTGRFLGKAYDPLVLNDDPSLPHFSGAERNVPPSLGTVKLDRRQKLRSVVESSLSQFEKSESATQLGSHGEAAFRLISSPEARAAFDLANEPDAVRDQYGRSRFGQSCLLARRLIEAGVRFVTINTFLNIETEITWDVHGTHPFASVEEMKSLIAPMYDQGYATLIRDLEERGMLNDTLVCNLAEFGRTPMINSAGGRDHWTKCWSVGFAGGGVQGGRIVGKSDALGGSPIERPVSPPEILATIYHSLGIDIEHPLPGPDGSSFPLVDGQAQPVMELFA
- a CDS encoding WD40 repeat domain-containing protein, whose product is MTHQRWLLWLIAGFGVMLCALETQAQDLPTIKLKSVKTVKLDGPAYSVAAHPHQPWIAVGLDKSILLTHLDGSKLHTWNWPAGQVRGLAFSPDGSTLAAGSYQSVQLLKVNAGTDGNPTLEPLKTLPGHRGYVLDLAWSPDGKQLVTACDDEATRVFLVETAQRQLMLIDHGFPVTSVAWSPSGEWLATSAGDETRAFKAGEVFLREATTGEVLHKLTGFERPVLAIQFTPQSDFLICGGLDEKCFVFQTKDGQPLGFYGGHARPVRRIVTATSQSPRLPIAITGSGGRFAGKNETHIWTVDSGDQLALDESHTSQITGVALSPSANRLITVSKDQSLSIFEVQGLETQPPPTSPQDKDATQPAPRTWPPAPATPRE